A region from the Halarsenatibacter silvermanii genome encodes:
- a CDS encoding GLUG motif-containing protein, translating to MEAILVLALLALSYQILVRMLTAADKKDNHREKEEVKTPNIHKKTGEEFAGGSGRPEDPYLIASAEQLNRVRFYLDCNFKQIENLNLKNHFRLQEWHPIGDESAEFTGSYDGASHPISGLNLENEKGRYCGLFGYTGKTAVLKNIYLQDGSFYGDLFLGGLVGWNKGRIIRSYAAGRITGFKNIGSLAGSNDGTIEECLGAGRVYGASNCGGLVGWNGGRIRNCHANTSVSGNKALGGLTGCNYGLIEKCFSSGDVYGEKRSGSLVGWNTGSIEKSYARRGAAPIREFERKAGILKTDRLLKQKKTFTSWDFAETWNIKEGKSYPYLGF from the coding sequence ATGGAAGCAATATTAGTTCTGGCTCTGCTGGCTTTATCCTATCAAATACTCGTCAGGATGCTGACAGCTGCCGACAAAAAGGATAATCACCGGGAAAAAGAAGAGGTGAAAACCCCTAATATCCACAAAAAAACCGGAGAAGAATTCGCCGGTGGTTCCGGCCGGCCCGAAGATCCCTATCTGATCGCCAGCGCCGAACAGCTAAACAGGGTGCGTTTTTATTTGGACTGCAATTTTAAACAGATCGAAAACCTGAACTTAAAAAACCATTTTAGACTGCAGGAATGGCATCCCATCGGCGACGAATCCGCTGAGTTCACCGGTAGTTATGACGGCGCCAGCCATCCCATATCCGGGCTTAATCTTGAGAATGAAAAAGGAAGGTACTGCGGTTTGTTCGGGTACACCGGGAAAACCGCCGTTCTGAAGAATATATATCTGCAGGATGGCAGCTTCTACGGCGATTTGTTTTTAGGCGGCCTCGTGGGCTGGAATAAAGGCAGGATTATACGCAGTTATGCTGCTGGCAGGATAACCGGCTTTAAAAATATCGGCAGCCTGGCCGGCAGCAATGACGGCACAATTGAGGAATGCCTGGGAGCAGGCAGAGTTTATGGGGCCAGCAACTGTGGAGGTCTGGTAGGCTGGAATGGCGGTCGAATACGCAATTGTCATGCCAATACCAGCGTTAGCGGCAATAAGGCTCTGGGCGGTTTGACAGGCTGCAATTATGGTTTGATCGAAAAATGTTTTTCATCCGGAGATGTTTACGGAGAAAAAAGATCAGGTAGCCTGGTCGGCTGGAACACCGGCAGCATAGAAAAAAGCTATGCCCGACGGGGGGCAGCCCCAATTCGGGAGTTCGAGCGCAAAGCCGGCATTTTAAAAACTGACCGCTTATTGAAACAAAAGAAAACTTTTACCTCCTGGGACTTTGCTGAAACCTGGAACATCAAAGAGGGCAAAAGTTATCCCTATCTTGGATTTTAA
- a CDS encoding chromate transporter: MLIRLFWAFFKVGALAIGGSYTFYPLLEREIVKNYGWLSMEEFINVAGFSQAAPGPISIKYAVYVGYEVAGIIGILAASLGVMLPAVILMMLVVKGFSRYQNHPGFEGFLRGVRLATLGLILFFAWEMSTALTPELKGIFLAAAAFFGLLAFNLPPGFVLIFGGVLGLTIF; encoded by the coding sequence GTGCTAATAAGATTATTCTGGGCTTTTTTCAAAGTGGGAGCACTGGCTATTGGAGGGAGCTATACTTTTTATCCTCTGCTTGAGCGAGAAATTGTCAAAAATTATGGCTGGCTTTCTATGGAGGAATTTATAAACGTTGCCGGATTTTCACAGGCTGCTCCGGGACCTATCTCGATTAAGTACGCTGTTTATGTGGGTTACGAGGTGGCAGGTATAATCGGAATATTAGCTGCATCGCTGGGAGTCATGCTGCCTGCTGTAATTCTGATGATGCTGGTTGTAAAAGGGTTTAGTCGTTATCAAAACCATCCGGGCTTTGAAGGATTTTTGCGGGGGGTGAGGCTGGCCACCCTGGGATTGATACTTTTTTTTGCCTGGGAGATGAGTACAGCCCTGACTCCGGAATTAAAAGGGATTTTTCTGGCGGCGGCAGCTTTTTTCGGGCTTTTGGCCTTTAACCTTCCTCCAGGTTTTGTCCTTATTTTTGGAGGGGTCCTGGGATTGACTATTTTTTGA
- a CDS encoding TM1266 family iron-only hydrogenase system putative regulator: MSRRIGAVAIVIDDRQKAASQVNEILSKYGNIIIGRMGVPRREDNMGVISLLVEGDTDEIGAITGELGSLEKVNVKSALTSKEVED, from the coding sequence ATGTCCAGGAGAATTGGAGCTGTTGCTATCGTTATCGATGATCGTCAGAAGGCTGCCTCGCAGGTAAATGAGATTCTTTCAAAATACGGCAATATAATCATCGGGCGTATGGGAGTGCCCCGCCGGGAAGATAATATGGGAGTTATCTCGCTGCTGGTTGAGGGCGATACTGATGAGATCGGAGCTATAACCGGAGAACTCGGCTCGCTGGAGAAAGTAAATGTTAAGTCTGCTCTTACTTCAAAGGAGGTGGAGGATTAA